The nucleotide sequence TTTTATCGAATAAACTTCATGAGTTTACTTTAATCGCAGTAAAGAACCATAAAGGTGATTTTTTACTAAAATATGATGACAGATGGGATTGCTGGCTGTTTCCGTATGTTAGAAGTTCAGAGGGAAACAAAATAAATGCTGACACTTTTATTTCAAATCTGCTTAATATTGAAATAGAGACGGAATATGTTACATGTGCAAAACATTGCAAGTATTCAGTAAGTGATGAGGTATATAAGATTTATAATCACAAATTATATAGCGTAGAGCTTAGGGATATTCCACAAGGTATAAGTTCTGCGGAGTTTAGTTTAGACAATAATAAATATAGGTGGATGTCTATAACTGATATGGAGAATGACGAGGACATATTACAGAAAAATTCCGAGGTGGTAGCATTTGTAGCGTCTAAACTGCATGTGGGAATATAAGATAGGTGTTGCCGTAAAGAGAAAGTAATAGAATTTGTTTGTCCGGAATAAGTTAAATGTGCCTGTTGATGTAAGTGCTTTATAAAAACTGATTCAACAGGCGTTGTTTAGAATGGGCTATACATATAATTGAAGTATTCATCATAATTTTGAAGAAATGCTGTAGTGCTGAAATTATTTTGTAATGTAAAGCTAAATGGTGGGGACGATTAAATGACAATAAGTGAGCGAATATTTGAAAGACTGACACAATTATCCATGACACAAAAGGAGTTTTCGGAAAAGACAGGGATTCTGCCAAGTACAATCAGTGAATGGAAAAAGAACAAAACCAATCCATCGTCTGAAAAGATAATGCCAATTTGTGAGGCAATTGGAGTTACACCGGAGTGGTTGCTGTCTGGAATAGATCCTGCGGGGAGCAGGGAGGAGAGCCGTGATTATTACACGGTGAAGAAGAATACAGATATGGGAAGACTGATTTCCTACTATAACATGCTCGAACCGGCTTTTCGTGAGCGAATGATTGGGTATGCAGAAGCTTATGCTTCATTGAAAGAAAAGGATGAAGGTACTCATTCTAAGAAAAAAGGAACTGGAGATAATTAAACTTGTCAAGACCAAAAAGAGAGTGGTATCCGGGAGCTACATACCATGTAATGAGTCGGGGAAACCGGTAACATTGGTGCCTGTCAGTGCGCCCAGCTAAGGGTGCTTCATATAGCGGGTTGCAAACATCCGCCCGATAAGCCGTAAGCCGCGGCATCGGAAGCGAGTTTTGCGTGAGATGCGGCAACGTACTCTTGCGAAGCGTAGACAGCGTGGTTGCAGGGATAGTCATTGAACACCGAAAGACTATAGACCCAGAGGACGACGCAGTTGACAGTGCGGAAGTCAACACAGATAGAATCGAAATGGCGAGACGCTATATTTTATGATGGTTGCGTCGCTTGGGATACCGACTTACGGAATTCGGGCGTGTGCGAAGGTTAGAGACGACAGGAGGGCACTTTCTAAAACTGTTCAGGAATTATTACTGATCAATCTGATATCTACGTTCATCGTTACAATTGCATATATTATCTGTGTATTGAGCGTGCCGAGATTTTCGCAGGACAAGATTTTATATGCGATAAATGGCGTAAATATCGTTTTGAATATGTTTGGTGCGAACTGGCTTTTTCAAGCCTTGGAACAATATGATTACATAACTTTAAGGTCGGTAGTATTTAAGTTTATATCAGTGATTTTGATGTTTCTGCTTGTTCACCGACAGGCGGATTACAGAATATATGCGGCAATCACTGTTTTTGCAGCAGTGGGATCTAATATTTTTAATTTTATCAGGCTGCAAAGACTAGTCGATTTAAGGACAATCGGAAGATATGATCTAAGTCAGCACATCAAGCCTATTATGATTTTATTTGCGCAGAATCTTACGGTCTCGGTTTACACTAATCTGGACTCGGTTATGCTGGGATTTATGAAAAATGATGAGGCTGTTGGATTATATACCGCAGCTGTTAGAGTGAAGGGAATCTTGATCAGTATCGTTTCATCACTGGGAAGCGTGCTGCTGCCGAGAATGTCATACTATGTAAAACATAAGGCCTCGGAAAAGTTCAACAGATTGATGATTCTTGCATTAAATGCAGAGCTCTTTATGGCACTTCCGCTTGTGACGTATTTTGTTTTTGAATCCAGGGATTCGATACTTTTTTTGGCAGGTAATGGATATACAGATGCCATAACTGCAATGCAGATCATACTTTTTTCTATTATTCCTATTGGTTTGACTGGGGTAATAGGGATACAGGTTTTGACTCCGCTCAATCGTGAGCGCCAGGTTCTTTATTCTGTTATGGTTGGAGCCATTTCTGATTTTATCCTGAATATTATAATGATTCCTAAAGGCAGTGCAGCCGGGGCTTCTATGGCGACTACTATTGCGGAGTTCCTGGTATTATTTGTGCAATTGATATTAGCGAGGGATCTTCTTGCAGGGGTTTTAAAAAAGCTTGATTTGCTTCGATATTTATTGACCTCGCTTTTGTCACTTTTACCGATGATATTTCTTGCAAGGCTGTCTGTTACAAATTCATTTATAAGACTGGCAATGACTTCAATTGCTTATTTTGGAATTTACATATTGGCTTTGTGTATCCTTAAAGATGATCTTTTATACAGGCTTCTTGATAACAAGATTACGGGGAAATTATTGAAACGCTGATGTTTTTTAGTGAATATTCTTTTACCGGAGTAATATCATGATCTATATAATGACACACAAAAAATTCGATGATTCTTTTATCGACAAAGAGCACTATCGTATCCTGCATGTCGGACCTAATGATAACTGCAAGGACGATTATCTGAGGGATGACTGTGGTGACAATATTTCGTTCAAAAATAAAAACTTCTGTGAGCTTACCGGGCTTTACTGGATCTGGAAGAATGCGCCTGAAAAAGCTTCGGAGATAACGGGTCTTGTTCACTACAGGCGTTTTTTCACTGACAGTATAGGGGATCTCTTATACACCTATTTTAATATTAAGCCGAGGATACTTCCCTATGAGAAGCTGGAGGCAAGGCTTAGGGATACGGATATAATTCTCCCAATGAGGGAGCACATTGTGAGGACTTTGAGGCAGTATTATGCGGATATTCACGTTGAAGAAGATCTCGATATAACGCGAAAGGCTCTTGAGAAGCTTTATCCGGATTATCTGACGGCTTTTGACGAGGTTATGGAGAGTCATAAATATTATTATGCAAATATGATGATCTGCAAAAGAGAGCTTCTGAACAAATACTGTGAATGGCTTTTTGCAATTATGGATGAGCTGGAGAAGGATATTGATATTGCAAAATATGCCGGGGATAAATATCAGGAGAGGGTCTTTGGTTTTATTTCCGAGCGTTTGCTGCAGGTCTGGGTTCTGCATAAAAAGCTCAAGGTTGCAGAGATTCCTGCCTTCAACACTGAGGAAAGGCGGATGGGGGCTATAAAGAAGACGATCAACAGGACTAAGAAGCTATTTGGTATAAAAACAATATAAGCTAGAGTTTGACATTTCAAGAGCAAAGAAAGTCTCGGAATCCCATATTTTACAAGGGGTTTCGAGACTTTCTTTGCTCTTGAACTGTCAAACTCAGGATTATAGTATCTTTTGACTTTATACATGAACATCTCTATGAATTCTGCATGGATAACAGGATGTATAGTGAAGATAGTTATCAGTATGATCCGGAAGATGATGCTCCATCAACTGATATAGCTATAGATAAGATAGGACTTGTTAAAGGACAGAACTTTTCATTGCATTATGATTATGGTGATGACTGGATGTTCACCATACATGTACAAAAAGTTGAGGATGAACTTAGCAAATCGGCACCAGAGTTGATTAAGTCTGTCGGTGTGTTAGAACAGTATCCGGTTTATGATGAATGGGATGAGGATGACGAAGATTTTTTAGGTGACGAGTGTTAATTTCTTAGGAAGTTAAGAATTAATAATACGAAGATGATAGAGGTTTTGGTGAAAACATGTTATTGCTGACATATTTTAGAATGATTATGTCACAGAAAACAATAATAATGAAAAATGCCTAAAATTATGTTATACTTAACATAAAAGGAGGCCTTTTATATGAATAATGTAGAATTAAAGACCATATTAGAGCAGATAAACAATCTAAAGAGCCCAAGTGTAGAACAAAAAACTGATGATGATTCAAATAAAGCAGTAAAAAACGTATTAGCGGGAGTGTCAGAAGAAATACAAAGAGTAATGGATGTTAATGATTTCACTCAAGAAGATCTATGCAGAATAACTGATATGTCTCAATCTAACATCAGCAAAATATTAAATGGTAAGGTGGTTCCCAAAATTGAGACTTTACAAAAAATAGCAGAGGCAACGCATACAAAACTTGTTATCAGCTTTGAGCATCTTGATGGAGATTACTGATTATGGCATATATAAAATCAATCGAAATAAACCAATTTAGAAGCATTAAGAAACTTTCTGTTTCGGGTTTTTCAAACATTAATCTAATTGCCGGAGATAATAATAGTGGTAAAACCACATTATTGGAAGCTATCCAATTGCTGTTTGCAAAGTCACAGCTTGGATCGATCAAACCTGTGATAGATCAGAGAACAGTACTTAGTCCGGATAAGAGCAGTTTTTATGTTTCATTTATTAAAATGTTCAATGCGGCGGAAAGCAGGGATCAATTAGAATTTGATATCGCTGCGGAAAGTAAAAGAGGTATTTTACACCTTCAAATAAGCGGAAATGAAAAAGTGATTTCTGGGGAGGAGGCGCTTCAGATATCCTCTTTGTCATCACGCCAAAAAACTCAGTACAAAAGAGAGGCGGCATTTTTGCCAGAAAACGCAAAGATCTTTACAGGTAGTATTGCTAAACAGGTTGGTAAAAAGATAACGGAGGATGGCATAAGATGTACATCTCTTGATTCTTTAGCATCTTCACCTGACATTAGGAAAGAAGTTCATTATATCCCTTCTTTTGGTCATATGCGTTATGATCTACTTCAGAACATCGTGGATGATCTAGATTACAAAAAGCTAGTAATAGATATTTTGAGGCAATTTGACAAGGATATAGCTGATATATGCTATACAAAGGCAGATGATGGATCTTTTTTGGAAACAATAATTACGAAGAATGGGATAACAATGCCTTTCTCTGTATATGGTGATGGTATTAAGAAGATACTATATATTCTCAATAGACTGTATGCCGCTTCTAATTCAATATTACTGATTGATGAGATTGAGACTGGGCTGCATAAAAAATACTTTGATATTCTATTCCCGGTAGTGTTTGAATTGGCCAAAAAGTTTAATGTTCAGCTGTTTATTGCAACTCACAGCATAGAAGCGATAGATGCAATTCTTAGATATGGTAATTATGAGAATTCTAATGAGAAAGAAGATCCAATCAAGGTGATTACTTTGAAAAAGGTTGATTTTAGCGATGGATTTGAAAGTAACATAGTTGCCAGAAATGTTACGGGGAAATATGTGTATGATAACAGGATGGCATTTGATTTTGAAGTGCGCTTATGATTGAAATAGTTCTTGTCGAAGGCGTATCTGATGTTCGGTTGATCAGCTATTATCTGCAAAATATATATGGATGGAAGCATAAGAAGTGCTGGGAAACGTCTTTTGAAATGGACGATGTTTACGTAATGATACACGGTGCCAATGCTTAATCTTCCCGTAAGTCTGTGCAGTCCATCAAGTCGAGTCTTGAGAAAATCAAGATATATGCGAGAGGATGGCTTAACTACTACGGTAAAGCAAGCATGAAGAACAACATAGATGATATCAGTGGATGGCTCTATCACAGAATACGTATGTGTATATGGAAACAGTGGTAGAAGCCAAAGACTAAAGTACGCAATCTCTTGAGGATGGGGGTACCCGAGGACTTGGCTCATATGGCTGGCAACAGTCGGCGTGGACATTGGTTTACCACACATACAGTCGCAGTCAACATGGCGATGACAAAAGAAAGACTGATAAACGGTACCATGGATTACGAGCTCGCTATTGTTGTTTTGGGCTATTTTTCGACCATAGGCAATCGCATCGGTTTGGCGATCAAAATTTTTTGTTGCACGCATTTTGTTTTCGCCTTTTACCTGCCAGATATCCCCTTTAGGGACTACATGCTGGTTATTCATTGGCTTTGTCTCCTTTCATGATACTCAAAACATCAAAAATAAGGAGGAGCTATCTTGAAAAGGAGTTTGAAACTGTGCTAGAATTCAATTGGTTGGATTGAATTTGCAATTGCAAATTCCACAAGATAGGGTGGTCATTTGTTTGATCATCCTTTTATTTTGTGTTTTTGTAAAAACAGGATAACATATCCGACACAATTAATCAAATAAATCTGGACAAAATATCGGAATTGATATATTATTATTTTGCGAGATTCTTCGTTTTTTTGATGCATTTATACAAAATATCAGTTTCACAGTGGAGAGAAATATGGATAATAAGTATAACGTTAGAATTATGCGTTCTAGGATTTACTACTTGAAGAATGTGAATTTTGGCGAAGTTACTTACATGAATTATGGAAGCATTAATTCAAATGGTGAATTAGACAAAACTGATGTAGTAGGGATTTATGGACAAAACGGATCTGGAAAGACTGCATTGGTTGAAGCACTAGACATATTGAAACGGGTGCTTATGGGAAGTAGCATACCTAAGAGATATTCAGGTATTATTTCCGCAGATGGACAAACAAAAATAGTTACTGATTTTTTTATTGAAAAAGCAGGGGTAAAATATAAGGCTGAGTATGCAATTAGCTTAAGAGGTAATGAATCATCTGAAATTGATATAGTTGGGGAGTCGCTTACATATTGGCAAAGAGGCTCATCATGGATAAAGGAAAGAGATATAGAATTTAATAATCCATATTATGACGAGGTGGATTTGTTAGATCAACAGAATCTTACAGTAAAATCCAATCATGCGACAAGCCTTAAATCTATTTCTTTTTTGTGGTCAATGCAAAAATTGGCATTATTAAGTGCGCAAAAGCATGTTTCAGTTTTTTTCAACAAGCTGGTTGTGGATGCTTGTAAAAATCTAGTTCCGGATGATGAAATTAGAAGTTTTTCAGATGTTATTATAGGACTAATACAGTTTGGAGCGGTTGATCTTAATGTGGTAAAAGTAGAG is from Lachnospiraceae bacterium C1.1 and encodes:
- a CDS encoding helix-turn-helix transcriptional regulator, translated to MTISERIFERLTQLSMTQKEFSEKTGILPSTISEWKKNKTNPSSEKIMPICEAIGVTPEWLLSGIDPAGSREESRDYYTVKKNTDMGRLISYYNMLEPAFRERMIGYAEAYASLKEKDEGTHSKKKGTGDN
- a CDS encoding helix-turn-helix transcriptional regulator codes for the protein MNNVELKTILEQINNLKSPSVEQKTDDDSNKAVKNVLAGVSEEIQRVMDVNDFTQEDLCRITDMSQSNISKILNGKVVPKIETLQKIAEATHTKLVISFEHLDGDY
- a CDS encoding DUF4422 domain-containing protein, whose amino-acid sequence is MIYIMTHKKFDDSFIDKEHYRILHVGPNDNCKDDYLRDDCGDNISFKNKNFCELTGLYWIWKNAPEKASEITGLVHYRRFFTDSIGDLLYTYFNIKPRILPYEKLEARLRDTDIILPMREHIVRTLRQYYADIHVEEDLDITRKALEKLYPDYLTAFDEVMESHKYYYANMMICKRELLNKYCEWLFAIMDELEKDIDIAKYAGDKYQERVFGFISERLLQVWVLHKKLKVAEIPAFNTEERRMGAIKKTINRTKKLFGIKTI
- a CDS encoding AAA family ATPase, which translates into the protein MAYIKSIEINQFRSIKKLSVSGFSNINLIAGDNNSGKTTLLEAIQLLFAKSQLGSIKPVIDQRTVLSPDKSSFYVSFIKMFNAAESRDQLEFDIAAESKRGILHLQISGNEKVISGEEALQISSLSSRQKTQYKREAAFLPENAKIFTGSIAKQVGKKITEDGIRCTSLDSLASSPDIRKEVHYIPSFGHMRYDLLQNIVDDLDYKKLVIDILRQFDKDIADICYTKADDGSFLETIITKNGITMPFSVYGDGIKKILYILNRLYAASNSILLIDEIETGLHKKYFDILFPVVFELAKKFNVQLFIATHSIEAIDAILRYGNYENSNEKEDPIKVITLKKVDFSDGFESNIVARNVTGKYVYDNRMAFDFEVRL
- a CDS encoding flippase is translated as MMVASLGIPTYGIRACAKVRDDRRALSKTVQELLLINLISTFIVTIAYIICVLSVPRFSQDKILYAINGVNIVLNMFGANWLFQALEQYDYITLRSVVFKFISVILMFLLVHRQADYRIYAAITVFAAVGSNIFNFIRLQRLVDLRTIGRYDLSQHIKPIMILFAQNLTVSVYTNLDSVMLGFMKNDEAVGLYTAAVRVKGILISIVSSLGSVLLPRMSYYVKHKASEKFNRLMILALNAELFMALPLVTYFVFESRDSILFLAGNGYTDAITAMQIILFSIIPIGLTGVIGIQVLTPLNRERQVLYSVMVGAISDFILNIIMIPKGSAAGASMATTIAEFLVLFVQLILARDLLAGVLKKLDLLRYLLTSLLSLLPMIFLARLSVTNSFIRLAMTSIAYFGIYILALCILKDDLLYRLLDNKITGKLLKR